A single Curtobacterium sp. MCSS17_015 DNA region contains:
- a CDS encoding acyltransferase: MSARPTPAAVAVTPGASPSSPDGSATGTSGTGVQTPTRTAAGRPRHLYEVDVLRILTFACVIGVHTTSHTVADDDVPLNALLGLLHFTRLVFFSLTAFVLVYSWSLRPRPLAQFWPRRFLLVGVPYLAWSFVYVGAAWLLSGTTRGDVPALVTTYAEGIVTGTSWYHLYFLLVTMQVYLLLPVIVWLVRVTRRHHVTLLVLAFLVQVAVFACYKYLPDSIDWLHGYQKQFFFSYVFFIVAGAVAADHADPFLRFVREHRRAVLWAFAGTGALTLGVWWVQVGLGQSLYAAGTPLQPVQVLWSAAVFVGFLTIGAAWADRRRAGSVVARIVDYASDRSFGIFLSHPFMIWILLYGDSWLEGVVPEPWLTLVTYVLVLVLSVAVTEVFRWSPLSVPLTGRPSRARWRSGGASA; this comes from the coding sequence GTGAGCGCCCGACCCACCCCGGCCGCCGTGGCCGTCACGCCGGGTGCGAGCCCGTCGTCGCCCGACGGGAGCGCGACCGGCACGAGCGGGACCGGCGTGCAGACCCCGACGCGCACGGCCGCCGGGCGCCCGCGGCACCTGTACGAGGTCGACGTCCTCCGGATCCTGACCTTCGCGTGCGTCATCGGCGTGCACACGACGAGCCACACCGTCGCGGACGACGACGTCCCGCTCAACGCCCTGCTCGGACTGCTGCACTTCACGCGCCTGGTGTTCTTCTCGCTGACCGCGTTCGTCCTGGTCTACAGCTGGTCGCTCCGCCCTCGACCGCTGGCGCAGTTCTGGCCCCGACGGTTCCTGCTCGTCGGCGTGCCGTACCTGGCGTGGTCGTTCGTCTACGTCGGCGCCGCGTGGTTGTTGAGCGGCACGACCCGTGGCGACGTGCCGGCCCTCGTGACGACGTACGCCGAGGGGATCGTCACCGGGACGTCCTGGTACCACCTCTACTTCCTGCTCGTGACGATGCAGGTGTACCTGCTCCTGCCCGTGATCGTGTGGCTCGTCCGGGTGACCCGCCGACACCACGTGACGCTCCTCGTGCTCGCGTTCCTGGTCCAGGTCGCGGTGTTCGCCTGCTACAAGTACCTGCCCGACTCCATCGACTGGTTGCACGGGTACCAGAAGCAGTTCTTCTTCTCGTACGTCTTCTTCATCGTGGCGGGAGCGGTGGCCGCCGACCACGCCGACCCGTTCCTCCGCTTCGTCCGTGAGCACCGTCGGGCCGTCCTCTGGGCGTTCGCCGGCACCGGTGCGCTCACGCTCGGCGTGTGGTGGGTGCAGGTCGGGCTCGGGCAGTCCCTCTACGCGGCGGGCACTCCGCTCCAGCCCGTCCAGGTGCTGTGGAGCGCGGCGGTCTTCGTCGGCTTCCTGACGATCGGCGCCGCGTGGGCTGACCGACGTCGTGCCGGCAGCGTCGTGGCCCGCATCGTCGACTACGCCTCCGACCGGTCGTTCGGGATCTTCCTCAGCCACCCGTTCATGATCTGGATCCTGCTGTACGGCGACAGCTGGCTCGAGGGCGTCGTGCCCGAGCCGTGGCTGACGCTCGTCACGTACGTGCTGGTGCTCGTGCTGTCGGTCGCGGTGACCGAGGTGTTCCGGTGGTCACCGCTCAGCGTGCCCCTCACCGGCCGGCCGTCACGCGCCCGGTGGCGGTCGGGTGGCGCGTCAGCGTGA
- a CDS encoding AMP-binding protein encodes MQHLGDSTPSATTDVPDHGSGSATPDDGGGVPPALGGLIRLHAEQHGDRAYLEDARSDRVLTYGALHDAVTSWSRTFDAIGVPPSGGVLVDVGDPLAFAVVHLAAVASGRRAVPVDTGQPVTEPARLAALLGGAAMVVSDRAEDATVAGAPAAGIDAATFLPVGVRDGDVPDAAPDAPGQGSVVLFTSGSTGTPKGVELPESQLLSVARAVAAHNRLTERDRGFNSLPLFHVNAEVVGLIATLVAGATLVLDRRFRRTGFWELLEERRITWLNAVPAVLAVLAKTGPMVFPETLRFVRSASAPLPDPVRAALGDVPLVVSWGMTEGASQITATPLDAPPRPGTVGLPVGSEVQVRGEDGGVLPAGEVGALWVRGPGIVRSYLGGRAAERFDDEGWLATGDLGSVAADGWVSLAGRSDDVINRGGEKVYPSEVEDVLLRDPRVLEAVVVGRPDDVLGAVPVAYVIAQDDVDADELVADLTALAASALTRFRRPAEISLVPDLPRAPTGKVQRARVRAMTESR; translated from the coding sequence GTGCAGCACCTCGGCGACTCCACCCCTTCCGCCACCACGGACGTGCCCGACCACGGGAGCGGCTCCGCGACGCCCGACGACGGGGGCGGGGTCCCGCCCGCGCTCGGTGGACTCATCCGCCTCCACGCCGAGCAGCACGGCGACCGTGCCTACCTCGAGGACGCCCGCTCCGACCGCGTCCTGACGTACGGGGCGCTGCACGACGCCGTGACCTCCTGGTCGCGGACCTTCGACGCGATCGGGGTCCCGCCGTCCGGCGGGGTGCTCGTCGACGTCGGCGACCCGCTCGCCTTCGCCGTCGTCCACCTGGCCGCCGTCGCGTCCGGGCGTCGCGCCGTCCCGGTCGACACCGGCCAACCGGTGACCGAACCGGCGCGGCTCGCCGCGCTCCTCGGCGGTGCGGCCATGGTCGTGTCCGACCGCGCCGAGGACGCGACCGTCGCGGGGGCGCCGGCCGCCGGGATCGACGCGGCCACGTTCCTCCCGGTCGGTGTCCGCGACGGCGACGTGCCGGATGCGGCACCCGACGCACCGGGCCAGGGCTCGGTCGTCCTGTTCACCTCGGGCTCGACGGGCACGCCCAAGGGCGTCGAACTGCCGGAGTCGCAACTGTTGTCCGTCGCTCGGGCCGTCGCCGCGCACAACCGGTTGACCGAGCGCGACCGGGGCTTCAACTCACTGCCGCTGTTCCACGTCAACGCCGAGGTCGTCGGTCTCATCGCCACCCTGGTCGCCGGCGCGACGCTCGTGCTCGACCGGCGGTTCCGTCGGACCGGGTTCTGGGAACTGCTCGAGGAGCGCCGGATCACCTGGCTCAACGCCGTGCCGGCGGTCTTGGCGGTCCTGGCGAAGACCGGGCCGATGGTGTTCCCGGAGACGCTGCGTTTCGTCCGGAGCGCGTCGGCACCCCTGCCCGATCCGGTGCGCGCCGCGCTCGGCGACGTCCCGCTCGTGGTGAGCTGGGGCATGACCGAGGGTGCCAGCCAGATCACCGCGACGCCGCTCGACGCCCCGCCCCGCCCCGGCACCGTCGGGCTGCCCGTCGGGTCCGAGGTCCAGGTCCGCGGCGAGGACGGCGGCGTCCTGCCCGCCGGCGAGGTCGGCGCGCTCTGGGTGCGCGGACCGGGTATCGTCCGCTCGTACCTCGGCGGTCGCGCCGCCGAACGGTTCGACGACGAGGGGTGGCTCGCGACCGGCGACCTCGGGTCCGTCGCGGCGGACGGGTGGGTGTCGCTCGCCGGGCGGTCCGACGACGTCATCAACCGCGGCGGCGAGAAGGTGTACCCGTCCGAGGTCGAGGACGTCCTGCTGCGGGACCCCCGCGTGCTCGAGGCCGTCGTCGTGGGGCGACCGGACGACGTGCTCGGTGCCGTCCCCGTGGCGTACGTCATCGCACAGGACGACGTCGACGCCGACGAGCTCGTCGCCGACCTCACCGCGCTGGCCGCTTCCGCCCTGACCCGGTTCCGCCGCCCGGCCGAGATCTCCCTCGTGCCGGACCTGCCGCGTGCGCCGACCGGCAAGGTGCAGCGCGCCCGCGTCCGAGCCATGACCGAGTCGCGGTGA
- the coaE gene encoding dephospho-CoA kinase translates to MRIIGLTGGIAAGKSTVSRRFAEHGAVVVDADQLARDAVAPGSPGLAAVRARFGDAVIADDGSLDRPALGAVVFADPAARKDLEQITHPEVWRLAQERFDAAESADPDAVVVYDVPLLAEAQGSRPLRFDSVVVVDAPAAVRVQRLVDHRGMAREDAERRVAAQATDADRLALADHVVDATRSLAETIRSADEVWARLVR, encoded by the coding sequence GTGCGCATCATCGGACTCACGGGCGGCATCGCCGCGGGCAAGTCGACGGTCTCCAGGCGGTTCGCGGAGCACGGGGCGGTGGTGGTCGACGCCGACCAGCTCGCCCGGGATGCCGTGGCCCCGGGCAGCCCGGGCCTCGCTGCAGTCCGGGCACGCTTCGGCGACGCCGTGATCGCGGACGACGGCTCGCTGGACCGGCCGGCCCTCGGTGCCGTCGTGTTCGCTGACCCGGCTGCGCGGAAGGACCTCGAGCAGATCACGCACCCGGAGGTCTGGCGGCTCGCACAGGAGCGCTTCGACGCCGCCGAGTCCGCCGACCCGGACGCGGTCGTGGTCTACGACGTGCCGCTCCTGGCCGAGGCGCAGGGGTCGCGGCCGCTGCGGTTCGACTCCGTCGTGGTCGTCGACGCCCCGGCGGCGGTCCGCGTCCAGCGCCTCGTCGACCATCGCGGCATGGCGCGTGAGGACGCCGAGCGCCGGGTCGCGGCCCAGGCGACGGACGCCGATCGTCTCGCCCTCGCCGACCACGTGGTCGACGCCACGCGGTCCCTCGCCGAGACCATCCGCTCGGCGGACGAGGTCTGGGCGCGACTCGTCCGATGA
- the rpsA gene encoding 30S ribosomal protein S1: MTTTTTKAPKQVAINDIGSADDFLAEVEKTLKFFNDGDLISGTVVKIDRDEVLLDVGYKTEGVIPSRELSIKHDVDPNEVVNVGDEVEALVLQKEDKEGRLILSKKRAQYERAWGDVEKIKESDGVVTGTVIEVVKGGLIVDIGLRGFLPASLIELRRVRDLTPYLGQELEAKILELDKNRNNVVLSRRALLEQTQSESRTTFLNNLHKGQVRKGVVSSIVNFGAFVDLGGVDGLVHVSELSWKHIEHASEVVEVGQEVTVEILEVDLDRERVSLSLKATQEDPWQVFARTHAIGQIAPGKVTKLVPFGAFVRVADGIEGLVHISELSNKHVELAEQVVSVGDEVFVKIIDIDLDRRRISLSLKQANEGVDPESTEFDPALYGMPTEYDEKGDYKYPEGFDPETNEWLEGYDTQREEWERQYAAAQARWEAHKAQVAKSLTEEAQGGFDLPAAASSFTSETTGAGTLADDASLAALREKLSSSN; this comes from the coding sequence ATGACAACCACCACGACCAAGGCTCCCAAGCAGGTCGCCATCAACGACATCGGCTCGGCTGATGACTTCCTGGCCGAGGTCGAGAAGACCCTGAAGTTCTTCAACGACGGAGACCTCATCTCCGGCACCGTCGTGAAGATCGACCGCGACGAGGTCCTCCTCGACGTCGGTTACAAGACCGAGGGCGTCATCCCCTCGCGCGAGCTCTCGATCAAGCACGACGTGGACCCCAACGAGGTCGTCAACGTCGGTGACGAGGTCGAGGCCCTGGTCCTCCAGAAGGAGGACAAGGAAGGCCGCCTGATCCTGTCGAAGAAGCGCGCACAGTACGAGCGTGCGTGGGGCGACGTCGAGAAGATCAAGGAGTCCGACGGCGTCGTGACCGGCACGGTCATCGAGGTCGTCAAGGGCGGTCTGATCGTCGACATCGGCCTCCGCGGCTTCCTCCCGGCCTCGCTCATCGAGCTCCGCCGCGTCCGCGACCTGACGCCGTACCTCGGTCAGGAGCTCGAGGCGAAGATCCTCGAACTCGACAAGAACCGCAACAACGTGGTCCTCTCGCGTCGCGCCCTGCTCGAGCAGACGCAGTCCGAGTCGCGCACCACCTTCCTCAACAACCTCCACAAGGGCCAGGTCCGCAAGGGCGTCGTCTCGTCGATCGTCAACTTCGGTGCGTTCGTCGACCTCGGCGGCGTCGACGGCCTCGTCCACGTCTCCGAGCTCAGCTGGAAGCACATCGAGCACGCCAGCGAGGTCGTCGAGGTCGGTCAGGAAGTCACCGTCGAGATCCTCGAGGTGGACCTGGACCGCGAGCGCGTGTCGCTCTCGCTCAAGGCCACGCAGGAAGACCCGTGGCAGGTCTTCGCCCGCACCCACGCGATCGGTCAGATCGCGCCGGGCAAGGTCACGAAGCTCGTGCCGTTCGGTGCCTTCGTCCGCGTCGCGGACGGCATCGAGGGCCTCGTGCACATCTCGGAGCTCTCGAACAAGCACGTCGAGCTCGCCGAGCAGGTCGTGTCCGTGGGCGACGAGGTGTTCGTCAAGATCATCGACATCGACCTCGACCGTCGCCGTATCTCGCTCAGCCTCAAGCAGGCCAACGAGGGCGTCGACCCGGAGAGCACCGAGTTCGACCCGGCGCTCTACGGCATGCCGACCGAGTACGACGAGAAGGGTGACTACAAGTACCCCGAGGGATTCGACCCGGAGACCAACGAGTGGCTCGAGGGCTACGACACCCAGCGCGAGGAGTGGGAGCGTCAGTACGCTGCCGCCCAGGCCCGCTGGGAGGCCCACAAGGCCCAGGTCGCCAAGTCGCTCACCGAAGAGGCGCAGGGTGGCTTCGACCTCCCGGCCGCGGCCTCCTCGTTCACGAGCGAGACGACCGGCGCCGGCACCCTCGCCGACGACGCGTCCCTCGCGGCACTCCGCGAGAAGCTCAGCTCCAGCAACTGA
- a CDS encoding DUF885 domain-containing protein, translating into MSDDRPVRQPSAVDQVAEQWVTTLVDLDPTIATYIGAPGRTDSYGDTSPAGAAALADAARTTKRALDVADARDDVDRVTKTDLGAELDLVVESYDRQLHLRDLNVIQSPAQSLREVFDLMPTATADDWQDVAGRLRALPDALEGYRETLLEGTRAGVTAAKRQVELIAEQAARNGAPDGFFRQLVDGAVLEGGAPVPEQLRSELARGAEVAAAAYRSFGRFLQHDVLPLSTPVDAVGRDDYALHSRRFLGAVVDLDETYEWGIEELARMRDEQERIADRIESGASVARAIEVLDADPARVLHGTDALRAWMQETSDESIRAMDGEYFDIADPIKRLECRIAPTQEGGIYYTGPSDDFSRAGRMWWSVPQGVTEFGTWREKTTVYHEGVPGHHLQISQAVYNRGELNTWRRQLAGPSGHVEGWALYAERLMEQLGFLDDDGDRLGMLDGQRMRAARVVLDIGVHLQKTNPDGGGWTWEYALDFMGRNVNMDPAFVRFEVARYFGWPGQAPSYKVGQRVWESIRDEVAAREGAAFDLKAFHHRALALGGVGLDTLRSALVG; encoded by the coding sequence ATGAGCGATGACCGTCCCGTGCGCCAGCCGTCCGCCGTCGACCAGGTCGCCGAGCAGTGGGTGACCACACTCGTCGACCTCGACCCGACCATCGCCACCTACATCGGTGCGCCCGGCCGGACCGACTCGTACGGCGACACCTCACCCGCCGGGGCCGCGGCCCTCGCTGACGCAGCCCGTACGACGAAGCGGGCACTGGACGTCGCGGACGCCCGGGACGACGTGGACCGGGTGACGAAGACCGACCTGGGCGCCGAACTCGACCTCGTCGTCGAGTCGTACGACCGGCAGCTGCACCTGCGTGACCTCAACGTGATCCAGAGCCCGGCGCAGTCGCTGCGCGAGGTGTTCGACCTCATGCCGACCGCCACGGCCGACGACTGGCAGGACGTCGCTGGTCGACTCCGGGCGTTGCCGGACGCCCTGGAGGGGTACCGCGAGACCCTGCTCGAGGGCACCCGTGCGGGCGTGACCGCGGCGAAGCGCCAGGTGGAGCTCATCGCGGAGCAGGCCGCCCGGAACGGGGCGCCTGACGGCTTCTTCCGGCAGCTGGTCGACGGCGCCGTGCTCGAGGGCGGTGCGCCGGTGCCCGAGCAGCTGCGTTCCGAGCTCGCCCGCGGTGCCGAGGTCGCCGCCGCCGCGTACCGGTCCTTCGGACGCTTCCTCCAGCACGACGTCCTGCCGCTCTCGACCCCGGTCGACGCGGTCGGGCGTGACGACTACGCGCTGCACTCCCGTCGGTTCCTCGGCGCCGTCGTGGACCTCGACGAGACCTACGAATGGGGCATCGAGGAACTCGCCCGGATGCGTGACGAGCAGGAGCGCATCGCCGACCGGATCGAGTCGGGCGCGAGTGTCGCCCGGGCGATCGAGGTGCTCGACGCGGATCCGGCGCGGGTCCTCCACGGCACGGACGCGCTGCGCGCATGGATGCAGGAGACCAGCGACGAGTCGATCCGTGCGATGGACGGGGAGTACTTCGACATCGCCGACCCGATCAAGCGCCTGGAGTGCCGCATCGCCCCCACGCAGGAGGGCGGGATCTACTACACCGGCCCGTCGGACGACTTCTCGCGAGCCGGCCGGATGTGGTGGTCCGTGCCGCAGGGCGTCACCGAGTTCGGCACCTGGCGTGAGAAGACCACCGTCTACCACGAGGGCGTCCCGGGGCACCACCTGCAGATCAGCCAGGCGGTCTACAACCGCGGCGAGCTGAACACGTGGCGCCGGCAGCTCGCCGGTCCGTCGGGACACGTCGAGGGGTGGGCCCTGTACGCCGAGCGCCTCATGGAGCAGCTCGGGTTCCTCGACGACGACGGCGACCGTCTGGGCATGCTCGACGGGCAGCGGATGCGGGCGGCGCGCGTGGTGCTCGACATCGGCGTGCATCTGCAGAAGACCAACCCGGACGGCGGCGGCTGGACCTGGGAGTACGCGCTCGACTTCATGGGCCGGAACGTCAACATGGACCCGGCGTTCGTGCGCTTCGAGGTCGCTCGGTACTTCGGCTGGCCGGGACAGGCGCCGTCGTACAAGGTCGGTCAGCGCGTCTGGGAGTCCATCCGCGACGAGGTGGCGGCACGCGAGGGGGCGGCGTTCGACCTCAAGGCCTTCCACCACCGGGCCCTGGCGCTCGGCGGCGTGGGGCTCGACACCCTGCGGAGTGCGCTCGTCGGCTGA
- the polA gene encoding DNA polymerase I, translating into MSDSAKPTLMVIDGHSLAFRAFYALPVDSFVNREGQHTNAIHGFISMLLMLLQREKPTHLAVAFDISRFSFRTREYEDYKGTRSETPAEFKGQIPLLQQALEAMGITTVTKEDFEADDILATLSKQGAEQGFQVFVVSGDRDSIQLVNDDVTLLYPSVRGVSELTRYDRDKVYERYGIEPHQYPDIAALVGETSDNLIGIDKVGEKTAVKWITQYGSLDGVLEHADDIKGVVGNNLREQKDRAIRNRKLNRLVTDVELPVGPADVALRPLDEAAVRELFATLQFRTLLDRVFKVVGSGEPTDPSTTEGSVEDAGPTPPPVKTLIDEELGYWLERKNAADAENGYGVAVELIDGRLSAIGIATHDDAVLVPGGSGMQDYEQLSAWFASDAPKHFHDAKAAVKALGTAGFTVAGIAGDARITGWLANPGRQGQPLADLVYQELSETLPTADPNQLVPETDPVNVGVHAWYVLRVTTALRARIDPSSLTVLDDIELPLTSVLARMETTGVGIDRPVLTGLSHELGERAADLAQQAFAEIGHEVNLGSPKQLQEVLFTELAMPKTRKTKTGFSTDAASLADLQEQHPHPFLGLLLQHRDATKLRQIVDALDAAVVDGRIHTRYEQTGTSTGRVSSTDPNLQNIPVKTAVGRRIRSAFAVAEPYTTLLTADYSQIEMRIMAHLSGDPGLIQAFNEGEDLHRFVGARVFGVEPSDVSPEMRTKVKAMSYGLAYGLSAFGLSKQLRIEQSEARTLMTEYFARFGAVRDYLRNVVEQAREDGYTETIFGRRRPFPDLKSPNRVLRENAERAALNAPIQGSAADIMKIAMLGVDADLRDGGLGSRLLLQVHDELILEVAPGEQDRVEEILRTRMGGAADLSVPLDVQVGTGANWEAAAH; encoded by the coding sequence GTGTCGGACTCCGCAAAGCCTACCCTCATGGTCATCGACGGCCACTCGCTCGCCTTCCGGGCCTTCTACGCGCTCCCGGTCGACAGCTTCGTGAACCGCGAGGGGCAGCACACGAACGCCATCCACGGCTTCATCTCGATGCTGCTCATGCTCCTGCAGCGCGAGAAGCCGACGCACCTGGCGGTCGCGTTCGACATCTCCCGCTTCTCGTTCCGCACCCGCGAGTACGAGGACTACAAGGGCACCCGCTCCGAGACCCCGGCCGAGTTCAAGGGACAGATCCCGCTCCTGCAGCAGGCGCTCGAGGCGATGGGCATCACCACCGTCACGAAGGAGGACTTCGAGGCGGACGACATCCTGGCGACGCTGTCGAAGCAGGGTGCCGAGCAGGGCTTCCAGGTCTTCGTCGTCTCCGGCGACCGTGACTCGATCCAGCTGGTCAACGACGACGTCACCCTGCTCTACCCGTCGGTCCGCGGCGTCTCCGAGCTGACCCGCTACGACCGCGACAAGGTCTACGAGCGCTACGGCATCGAGCCGCACCAGTACCCGGACATCGCGGCGCTCGTCGGCGAGACCAGTGACAACCTGATCGGCATCGACAAGGTCGGCGAGAAGACCGCGGTGAAGTGGATCACGCAGTACGGCTCGCTCGACGGCGTACTCGAACACGCCGACGACATCAAGGGCGTGGTCGGCAACAACCTGCGCGAGCAGAAGGACCGGGCGATCCGGAACCGCAAGCTGAACCGCCTGGTCACCGACGTCGAGCTGCCGGTCGGCCCCGCCGACGTCGCCCTCCGCCCGCTCGACGAAGCCGCGGTGCGTGAACTGTTCGCGACCCTGCAGTTCCGCACGCTGCTCGACCGCGTCTTCAAGGTGGTGGGCAGCGGCGAGCCGACCGACCCCTCGACGACCGAGGGCAGCGTCGAGGACGCCGGCCCCACCCCGCCACCGGTGAAGACCCTGATCGACGAGGAGCTCGGCTACTGGCTCGAGCGGAAGAACGCCGCCGACGCCGAGAACGGGTACGGCGTGGCGGTCGAACTCATCGACGGTCGCCTCAGCGCGATCGGCATCGCCACGCACGACGACGCCGTGCTCGTCCCCGGCGGTAGCGGCATGCAGGACTACGAGCAGCTCTCGGCCTGGTTCGCCTCGGACGCGCCGAAGCACTTCCACGACGCCAAGGCCGCGGTGAAGGCGCTCGGGACCGCGGGTTTCACGGTCGCCGGCATCGCGGGAGACGCCCGCATCACCGGCTGGCTCGCGAACCCGGGCAGACAGGGCCAGCCCCTCGCCGACCTCGTCTACCAGGAGCTCAGTGAGACGCTGCCGACGGCCGACCCGAACCAGCTGGTGCCGGAGACCGACCCGGTCAACGTCGGCGTGCACGCCTGGTACGTCCTCCGTGTCACCACGGCGCTCCGTGCCCGGATCGACCCGAGCTCGCTCACGGTGCTCGACGACATCGAGTTGCCGCTGACGTCGGTGCTCGCCCGGATGGAGACGACCGGGGTCGGCATCGACCGACCCGTCCTCACCGGCCTGTCGCACGAACTGGGTGAGCGTGCCGCGGACCTCGCGCAGCAGGCGTTCGCCGAGATCGGGCACGAGGTCAACCTCGGATCCCCGAAGCAGCTGCAGGAGGTGCTGTTCACCGAACTCGCGATGCCGAAGACCCGCAAGACGAAGACGGGGTTCTCGACCGATGCCGCCAGCCTGGCCGACCTGCAGGAGCAGCACCCGCACCCGTTCCTCGGCCTGCTGCTGCAGCACCGTGACGCGACCAAGCTGCGGCAGATCGTCGACGCGCTCGACGCGGCGGTCGTCGACGGCCGGATCCACACCCGCTACGAGCAGACCGGGACGAGCACGGGCCGGGTCTCCTCGACCGACCCGAACCTGCAGAACATCCCGGTGAAGACGGCCGTCGGGCGTCGGATCCGGTCCGCGTTCGCGGTCGCCGAGCCGTACACGACGCTCCTCACGGCCGACTACTCGCAGATCGAGATGCGCATCATGGCGCACCTGTCCGGTGACCCGGGGCTCATCCAGGCGTTCAACGAGGGCGAGGACCTGCACCGCTTCGTGGGCGCGCGCGTGTTCGGCGTCGAGCCGTCGGACGTCAGCCCCGAGATGCGCACGAAGGTCAAGGCGATGTCCTACGGCCTGGCGTACGGCCTCAGCGCGTTCGGCCTGTCCAAGCAGCTCCGCATCGAGCAGAGCGAAGCCCGCACCCTGATGACCGAGTACTTCGCCCGCTTCGGCGCGGTGCGGGACTACCTCCGCAACGTCGTCGAGCAGGCGCGCGAGGACGGCTACACCGAGACGATCTTCGGTCGTCGTCGGCCCTTCCCCGACCTGAAGAGCCCGAACCGGGTGCTGCGGGAGAACGCCGAGCGTGCCGCCCTCAACGCGCCGATCCAGGGGTCCGCCGCCGACATCATGAAGATCGCGATGCTCGGCGTCGACGCCGACCTGCGGGACGGCGGTCTCGGCTCGCGGCTGCTGCTGCAGGTGCACGACGAACTCATCCTCGAGGTCGCGCCCGGCGAGCAGGACCGCGTCGAGGAGATCCTGCGCACCCGGATGGGCGGGGCCGCCGACCTCAGCGTCCCGCTCGACGTCCAGGTGGGCACGGGCGCGAACTGGGAGGCCGCGGCGCACTGA
- a CDS encoding hotdog fold thioesterase, translated as MGQLADKMGMVVTELSADRAVASIPVEGNRQPAGLLHGGAYVVLAESLGSMAANIHAGPGRYAVGIELSASHTRSATSGRVTGTCTAIHLGGTLTTHEIVLTDDEGRRCSTVRITNIIRDAR; from the coding sequence ATGGGCCAGCTCGCCGACAAGATGGGCATGGTCGTCACCGAGCTCTCGGCCGACCGTGCCGTCGCCTCCATCCCGGTGGAGGGCAACCGCCAGCCCGCCGGGCTGCTGCACGGCGGCGCCTACGTCGTCCTCGCCGAGAGCCTCGGGTCGATGGCCGCCAACATCCACGCCGGGCCGGGTCGGTACGCGGTCGGCATCGAGTTGAGCGCCTCGCACACCCGCAGCGCCACGAGCGGGCGGGTCACCGGGACGTGTACGGCGATCCACCTCGGCGGCACGCTCACGACGCACGAGATCGTCCTCACCGACGACGAGGGTCGCCGCTGCTCGACGGTGCGCATCACGAACATCATCCGCGACGCCCGCTGA
- a CDS encoding GNAT family N-acetyltransferase gives MDDVVIRASRPADMPVVADLRWRWSVDEGGATPAATTAEYRAAMSAFAAAHPGTHRCVVAEQDGTVLGMAWLALTERPPTPDRPQRRLTADVQTVYVHPDLRGGGVARRLVTALLDVADGLGVERTSVHSSADGETLYRRLGFGDARLLLQRPPEA, from the coding sequence ATGGACGACGTGGTGATCCGGGCCTCCCGGCCGGCCGACATGCCGGTGGTGGCCGACCTCCGATGGCGGTGGAGCGTCGACGAGGGCGGAGCGACACCGGCGGCGACGACCGCGGAGTACCGCGCTGCGATGTCCGCGTTCGCCGCCGCGCACCCCGGGACGCACCGGTGCGTCGTCGCCGAGCAGGACGGGACCGTGCTCGGGATGGCCTGGCTCGCCCTGACCGAACGGCCGCCGACGCCCGACCGGCCGCAGCGCCGTCTGACGGCCGACGTGCAGACGGTCTACGTGCACCCGGACCTCCGCGGTGGGGGAGTCGCGCGACGGCTGGTGACGGCCCTGCTCGACGTCGCCGACGGACTCGGCGTCGAGCGGACGTCGGTGCACTCGAGCGCCGACGGCGAGACGCTCTACCGGCGGCTCGGTTTCGGGGACGCACGGCTCCTGCTGCAGCGGCCGCCGGAGGCCTGA
- a CDS encoding response regulator codes for MSDTEATAAAPRRVVVAEDESLIRLDIVEILRDNGFDVVGEAGDGETAVQLATDLRPDLVIMDVKMPQLDGISAAEKLSKNHIAPVVLLTAFSQKELVERATEAGALAYVVKPFTPNDLLPAIEIALSRHQQIITLEAEVADLVERFETRKLVDRAKGLLNEKMGLTEPEAFRWIQKASMDRRLTMHDVAKAIIEQLSAKK; via the coding sequence GTGAGTGACACAGAAGCAACCGCAGCCGCACCCCGTCGCGTCGTCGTCGCCGAGGACGAGTCGCTCATCCGCCTCGACATCGTCGAGATCCTCCGCGACAACGGGTTCGACGTGGTCGGTGAGGCCGGCGACGGTGAGACCGCGGTGCAGCTCGCCACCGACCTGCGCCCCGACCTCGTGATCATGGACGTCAAGATGCCCCAGCTCGACGGCATCTCGGCAGCCGAGAAGCTGTCGAAGAACCACATCGCGCCGGTCGTCCTCCTCACGGCGTTCAGCCAGAAGGAGCTCGTCGAGCGTGCGACCGAGGCCGGTGCGCTCGCCTACGTCGTGAAGCCCTTCACCCCGAACGACCTGCTCCCCGCGATCGAGATCGCCCTCTCGCGGCACCAGCAGATCATCACGCTCGAAGCCGAGGTCGCGGACCTCGTGGAGCGGTTCGAGACCCGCAAGCTCGTCGACCGTGCCAAGGGCCTGCTCAACGAGAAGATGGGCCTCACCGAGCCCGAGGCGTTCCGCTGGATCCAGAAGGCCTCGATGGACCGCCGGCTGACCATGCACGACGTCGCCAAGGCGATCATCGAGCAGCTCAGCGCCAAGAAGTAG